AATCAAATGTTTGTTTTTCGCTTAAAGCGGAAATAACTTTTGAAGCTACAACCTTTTCTCCGTCTTTTAATTGTACTTCTAAACTATAATTGTCTTTTGCATTTACATTTGAAAATTGAGTTGAAATTTTCAAACTTCCGTTTACGTAATTCGCATCTAAATCTGGAATGATTTCAAAGTCATTTAAATGCGCTTTATTTCTCGCAACTAAATACGAATCTCTAGTAATTCCGCTCATTCTCCACATGTCCTGACATTCCAAATACGAACCGTCATTCCATTTCATTACTTGTAAAACGATGAGGTTTTTACCTGTTTTTACGTATTTGTTGAGGTTGAATTCAGAAGGTAATTTTCCGTCTTCACCATACCCTACATACACTCCGTTTACCCAAACTGTTAAGTTTGATTTTGCTGTACCAATGTGAAGAAAAATGTCTTTTCCTTCCCATGATTTATCAATGGTAACTTCTCTTCTGTAAACTCCTGTCGGGTTATAATTGGTTGGCACAAACGGTGGATTTGGTGCCATTAAATAATCAAAATCGTAAGTGGTGTTTACATACACCGGATATCCATAACCGTTTACATCCCAGCTTGCCGGGATTTTAAAATTATCCCATGATGAATCGTTAAAGCTGCTTTTTTCAAATTCCTTTGGAAGATCGGCTGGTTTGTTAACGTATTTGAATTTCCAAGCACCGTTGATGTCCAAATAGTTTTTAGATTCTCTCCAGTTGTTTTTGGCAGCGGCTGTTTCATTTTCAAAAACATAATAAGCAGCGTGCATGGGCTCTCTATTATCTTCATTGATTTTTTCATTCTGCCAGAACGGAACTTTTTCCTGCGCACTAACGGATAAAACTGAGGAAATTAGTAAGGTTGTTATGAATACTATTTTTTTCATTCTTTGTTTTTGTTTGAACACATAGCCCCGATGAACATCGGGATAGATTGTGAGAGAAAAATCTATATTTCTATGTGTTTTAAAATTTTTATTCCTGTTTGTCATTTCGACCAAAGGGAGAAATCGCACTAGAAATTCCTCAAAGCAATTCGTCAATCTTTGTCGAATTACGTGTGCGATTTCTCCTTACGTCGAAATGACAAATATTGCGTAATCTATTTATCCCAAGACATTTTAAATTTGGCATCTTCCATTCTGTGTCCTTTTTCATCATCAGAAACAGCAAAGTTGAAACCTGATCGTAAACTGTAACCGGCATGTTCACCGTTTTTATTCAAAGCAATAAAACCAACCTGAAGATATTCCATGTCTTTATGGTTTTTATGTTTGTTGTAAATACGCTCTGTGATTTCCTTACAGGCATCATAAGGCGATTTTCCCTGACGCATTAATTCGACTACCATAGCGCTTCCGGCAGTTCTGATTACGGCTTCGCCTAAACCTGTTGCTGCTGCGGCTCCTACTTCGTTGTCTAGGAAAAGACCCGCGCCGATTATTGGGGAGTCACCGACGCGGCCGTGCATCTTCCAGGCAGCACCACTAGTGGTACACCCTCCCGAAAGGTTTCCGTCTTGATCCAACATTAGCATGCTTATGGTATCGTGGTTTTCTATGTTAATAACCGGTTTGTATTTTGAATCTTCCAGCCATTTTTTCCAGTCTTTTTCTGATTCAGGAGTTAAAAGATTTTCTTCTTTAAATCCTTCTGATAAAGCAAATTGCAAAGCTCCCTGCCCGGCTAACATAACGTGAGGCGTGTTTTCCAGAACTCTTTTAGCAACCGAAATTGGGTGCTTAATTCCCTGCAGAAAACAAACAGAACCGCAGTTGCTGTTGTGATCCATAATACAGGCATCAAGGGTTACTTTTCCTTCGCGATCCGGATATCCTCCATAACCAACACTGCGGACATTCGGATCTGCTTCAGGAATTTTCATTCCAGCTTCAATCGCTTCCAAAGGTGATTTTCCGGCTTTAAGCTGTTTCCATGTTTCCTGATTGGCCGGCAATCCGTGATTCCATGTCGAAATAACGATTGGCTTTTTTACTTTTTTTGAAGAAAATTCTAAAACTTCTTCTTTTTCATCTTTCTCTTTTGCAAATCCGCTAAAGCCAACTGAACTTAACGCTGCCGCGCCTAAAGCTGTTTTTTTGATAAAATCTCTTCTATTTGACATGCTGTTTACTTTTTAAAATGGAACCGTTAAATATTTTTTGTTTAGCACACAGAGACGTAGATTTCGAAATCTTAAAGGCGTTTCACTCACATTACTAAACATAACTATGTGTGAAAACTTGTTTCTTTTGCATTCTTTTTGACACAAATTTAAACCTATGTTTCTACGTGTTTAAAAATACTATTTTAAACTTTCTTTAGTCTCTTTTATCGTTTTTAAATTGCTTTCTGATAAAGCATTTCCGTCGAAGAAAGAAACACCAACAGCGCCGTTTTGTTTTGCCAGTAAAATTGCTTCTTTTAATTCTTTATCATTTTTCAATCCTGGAATATAAATTCCTGTATTGATTTTTGTCTTTTTATCTTCTAAATCATCAACTCCTTGTTTTGTTGCATAGCCAACCCAGTCAATTTCTTCATTATAAAAACTGTGGTAAATCATTGGATATACTTCGTCGATGTTCCATTTGTCCCAGCGCTGGCGCACCATGTGGTCTGCCATTTCAGGATAAGGGAATACAGCTGCCGTTAATTGTTTGTTGTATTTGTGTGCAATTGCGTATGCATCGTTAACCACTGCTTTTATCGCATTTAAACGGAAGTTTTTCCACTCCATATCGATAGAAGTATTGTGGCTTTCTTTTGGATTTTTATGGTGGATTTTTTCAAATGCTTTTACACATTCATCGCAGTAGCAAAAGTCAAACTGCGGTAATTCTACATCCTGAACCAGATTGTATTTAGGCAGAAGACTGATTGGTAAAAAGATGTCTGGGAAACGAATGTAATCTAAATGCACACTTTCGATTCCTTCTACTTTTGCCAGTTCTTCCACTAAAGCTAAAACGTGTTCTCTTGATTCTTTTCTGGTTGGGCATAACCATTGGTAGTAATCTACATACGGGCGGTTATCAAAGCATGATTTTCCTTCTTTGCTTACCTGATACCATTCTGGGTGTTTTAAAGCAACAGAATCTCCCGGTCTGTTCATGGCCATAATCCAGGCGTGCACTTTAAGGCCTTCTTTTGTGGCAAGAGGCACTAATCTTTTTAAAAGTTTTGGATCTGTTGTGGTATTGATTAATACTTCGTCGATACCGCCGCTTTTGTATTTTTTGAATTCTGCAGTATAATCAGCATCTGATTTTTTAGCATCAGCGGTTGTCCATACTCCAAATTTAAAGGTGGTTGTTTCTTCTTTTTTGGCACACGAAAAAATGCTGAATGCCAATAAAAAAAGTAATAGTTTTGGTAGTTTCATAGTTAGTTTATTTTGAAATTATTTTGCCGTCCTGCCTAATAATGAATGTTTCGTTTGAAAAAGGACTTTTTACTGAAATATTATATCCAGAGGCATGATTTTCTAATACTGGTTTTAAAATTTTGCCATCGACTTTGATCGTTTCTTTTGTTAGATCTGTCAATGATTTCGCCCAGACTTTGTGTTTTTGGCTGTATTCTTTTTGGGATCTGTACAAATTGTAAAGTTCCCATCGTACTTTTTCGTCCTGCGGAATCGTAAAGGTATCTTTTCCTTCTTTTGTAGAAAAATAAACATAACCCCATTTTTCAGGTTCATGCATATTTATAACGCCCATTGGCGACCAAACCCAGTTGTACTCTGACAGAAATTTTCCGTCAGCGCCTTTCTTGCGTTCGTATTTACCATCAACAATAGAATGATCCCAGTTTACTCTTGAGAAGTTTACACGCCAGAATTTATCGGCTGGAACGTTTTGATCGTAATAGGAAGTTTTGTAAGCAGACCACGGAAGCGCCATTTCAAGCACCCAGCCCTGATCTGTATCATTAGGATTATTAAGGGTTCCGTGAATTTTAACTGCCGATTTTAAACCGGGAATATTCCAGTCGTTTAAAACCACAAGATCTTCGCGGTATGGTTTTGATAAAAATAGATCCCAAGCAGTGTTTAAGGCGTTTATTTCTAATTCGTAATAGTTAAAAGTGTCGCTGTCGGGATCTATAAAAACTTCAAAATCGTTGTTGTAAAAAATAATGGTGTCACGCTGCTTTAAATTGGCCCAAACATGCGGCTCATCAATCTTTGCTAAAATATAAAAATTGGTTTCATCCCAGAGCATTTTAACTTTTGTAGCGTACTTTGGTTTTACATCATTTTCGATATCTTCAAAAAGATCTGTCCATTCTGCTTTACTCCATGATGGATCAGATTCGTCTCCGTCAATAACAATGGGACTTGTGATTTTTGAGGCTGTGTACGTTTTAGGCACAATTGTTTTTTTCTTCGGCTGCGAAAAAACGAGTGCCGAAGAAAAAACTAAAACAATTGTTAACCACTTAAATTTTAGAAACATGGATTTTTTTATAAACTGTTATCTTTTGTAAACTGAATTACTTCGCTTAATTTTCCGAAAGCAATCGCAACTGCTGTATCTGCTGCACCATAATAAACTGCCAGCTTATCTTCTTCTGTATCATGTAAAGCAGCACATGGGAAAACTACGTTTGGAACATCTCCCACCATTTCATAAATCTCTGCAGGTCCTAACAAATAAGGCTGTGTTCTGTATTTTACTTTATCTGGAGAATCTATATCTAAAAGTGCTGATCCCATTGCGTAACGGAAACCGTTGCAGGTATTGATAACTCCGTGGTAGATCATTAACCAGCCTTCGTTAGTTAAAATAGGAATTGGTCCTGCTCCTACTTTTGTACACTGCCATGCGCTTTGCTCAAACGGACTTGGTTTCATTACTAATCTGTGTTCGCCCCAGTATTTCATATCTGGGCTGTAGCTGATCCAGATATCTCCAAAAGGGGTGTGTCCGTTATCACTTGGACGGCTTAACATGGCGTATTTACCGTTTATTTTCTGAGGGAATAAAACTCCGTTTCTGTTGAATGGTAAAAAGGCATTTTCGCACTGGAAAAACTCTTTAAAATCAAAAGTATATCCAATTCCAATTGTTGGTCCGTTGTACCCGTTGCACCACGTAATCCAGTAACGGTCTTCGATCCAGACTACACGAGGATCATATTTATAAGCAGATTCGATCATATCGGTATTACCTGACTGCATTACGATTGGTTCGTGGTTGATTTCCCAATCGATTCCGTTTTTACTAAAGCCGGCAAAAATATTCATTTGAACCGCTTTATTATCACATCTGAAAACACCTGCATATCCGTCGCCGAAAGGCACAACTGCACTGTTAAAAATACTATTTGAAGATGGAATCGCATATCTGTTGATAATTGGATTTTCAGAATATCTCCACATTACATCTTTACTGTTTTCGGGTCTGTCTTGCCAAGGAATACTGCTCATTTTTTTTATTTTTTGTTTATTGTTTTATTTTATTGAAACACATAGGAAACATAGTTTTTAAAATTTCAAAAAAGGGGCGTCAGTATGTAAAAGTTTAGTTATGTGTGGAATACTTCTTTTGGTTACTGCTTTTTTAAACATAAAAACTGATGTTTCTAAGTGTTTATTTTTATTTAATTTATTATTCTTAACGTATAGAAGCATAGAGTTACTTGTGTGGTCTTCGACTTCGCTCAAACTGACAAACATTAAGCAATTTTCTGCTCTACAATCTTTCTTCTTGCCTCTATACTCTTTCTTCTATACTCTTTCTTCTTTTCTACAATCTCTCTTCTTGCATCTATACTCTTTCTATTCTTCAATCTTCCTAACTTTATC
This is a stretch of genomic DNA from Flavobacterium endoglycinae. It encodes these proteins:
- a CDS encoding isoaspartyl peptidase/L-asparaginase family protein — its product is MSNRRDFIKKTALGAAALSSVGFSGFAKEKDEKEEVLEFSSKKVKKPIVISTWNHGLPANQETWKQLKAGKSPLEAIEAGMKIPEADPNVRSVGYGGYPDREGKVTLDACIMDHNSNCGSVCFLQGIKHPISVAKRVLENTPHVMLAGQGALQFALSEGFKEENLLTPESEKDWKKWLEDSKYKPVINIENHDTISMLMLDQDGNLSGGCTTSGAAWKMHGRVGDSPIIGAGLFLDNEVGAAAATGLGEAVIRTAGSAMVVELMRQGKSPYDACKEITERIYNKHKNHKDMEYLQVGFIALNKNGEHAGYSLRSGFNFAVSDDEKGHRMEDAKFKMSWDK
- a CDS encoding putative glycoside hydrolase; this encodes MKLPKLLLFLLAFSIFSCAKKEETTTFKFGVWTTADAKKSDADYTAEFKKYKSGGIDEVLINTTTDPKLLKRLVPLATKEGLKVHAWIMAMNRPGDSVALKHPEWYQVSKEGKSCFDNRPYVDYYQWLCPTRKESREHVLALVEELAKVEGIESVHLDYIRFPDIFLPISLLPKYNLVQDVELPQFDFCYCDECVKAFEKIHHKNPKESHNTSIDMEWKNFRLNAIKAVVNDAYAIAHKYNKQLTAAVFPYPEMADHMVRQRWDKWNIDEVYPMIYHSFYNEEIDWVGYATKQGVDDLEDKKTKINTGIYIPGLKNDKELKEAILLAKQNGAVGVSFFDGNALSESNLKTIKETKESLK
- a CDS encoding carbohydrate-binding family 9-like protein → MFLKFKWLTIVLVFSSALVFSQPKKKTIVPKTYTASKITSPIVIDGDESDPSWSKAEWTDLFEDIENDVKPKYATKVKMLWDETNFYILAKIDEPHVWANLKQRDTIIFYNNDFEVFIDPDSDTFNYYELEINALNTAWDLFLSKPYREDLVVLNDWNIPGLKSAVKIHGTLNNPNDTDQGWVLEMALPWSAYKTSYYDQNVPADKFWRVNFSRVNWDHSIVDGKYERKKGADGKFLSEYNWVWSPMGVINMHEPEKWGYVYFSTKEGKDTFTIPQDEKVRWELYNLYRSQKEYSQKHKVWAKSLTDLTKETIKVDGKILKPVLENHASGYNISVKSPFSNETFIIRQDGKIISK
- a CDS encoding glycoside hydrolase family 130 protein, yielding MSSIPWQDRPENSKDVMWRYSENPIINRYAIPSSNSIFNSAVVPFGDGYAGVFRCDNKAVQMNIFAGFSKNGIDWEINHEPIVMQSGNTDMIESAYKYDPRVVWIEDRYWITWCNGYNGPTIGIGYTFDFKEFFQCENAFLPFNRNGVLFPQKINGKYAMLSRPSDNGHTPFGDIWISYSPDMKYWGEHRLVMKPSPFEQSAWQCTKVGAGPIPILTNEGWLMIYHGVINTCNGFRYAMGSALLDIDSPDKVKYRTQPYLLGPAEIYEMVGDVPNVVFPCAALHDTEEDKLAVYYGAADTAVAIAFGKLSEVIQFTKDNSL